In Janibacter cremeus, a genomic segment contains:
- a CDS encoding THUMP-like domain-containing protein, producing MDLTTVRWLASPEGLAALHDLPEYREADAVGQVSALRAQGCSAEQAAALMTQKRLRARAQEKFGEFAEGMLFTPDGLEQASRLEVAATHAGRYAAASLATVHDLGCGIGSDAMAMSALGVTVHAVDADPLTAALADINLRPWPDSRARAGVAEDFDPPVDPLHARAGVWLDPARRTPGVADRFGRTRRVFRLDEISPSWDFVLSVARDVPATGAKLSPSLPHDIPPLGTEAQWLSWQGTVLECTVWWGPLVKETGRSARVLRRGRPPVEVDERTCEEEPRRAASLADIGAWLYEADRAVVRAGLIGTVTGAVSGAELEPGLGYVSSDLEVTLGHARRFEVLEAMPFSVKALRAWLREHGITGLTIKKRGIRLDEDQLRRQLKIGRGAGDGASATIVLTRVAGAQSVLVVSPAD from the coding sequence GTGGATCTGACGACCGTGCGCTGGCTGGCCTCTCCGGAGGGCCTTGCCGCCCTGCACGACCTCCCGGAGTACCGGGAGGCCGACGCCGTGGGGCAGGTCAGCGCGCTACGGGCCCAGGGATGCAGCGCCGAGCAGGCCGCTGCATTGATGACCCAGAAGCGCCTGCGGGCACGGGCGCAGGAGAAGTTCGGCGAGTTCGCCGAAGGCATGCTCTTCACCCCGGACGGACTCGAGCAGGCCAGCCGCCTGGAGGTCGCCGCCACCCACGCCGGTCGATACGCCGCCGCCAGCCTGGCGACCGTCCACGACCTCGGCTGCGGCATCGGCTCCGACGCCATGGCCATGAGCGCCTTGGGCGTCACCGTGCACGCCGTCGACGCCGACCCGCTCACCGCGGCCCTGGCCGACATCAACCTGCGTCCGTGGCCGGACAGTCGCGCCCGCGCCGGCGTGGCGGAGGACTTCGACCCTCCGGTCGACCCCCTGCACGCCCGCGCCGGCGTCTGGCTCGACCCGGCCCGCCGCACGCCCGGAGTCGCCGACCGCTTCGGTCGCACCCGCCGCGTGTTCCGGCTGGACGAGATCTCTCCGTCCTGGGACTTCGTGCTGTCCGTGGCCCGGGACGTGCCCGCGACCGGCGCCAAGCTGAGCCCCTCCCTTCCCCATGACATCCCACCGCTCGGGACCGAGGCGCAGTGGCTCTCGTGGCAGGGCACCGTCCTGGAGTGCACCGTCTGGTGGGGCCCCCTGGTGAAGGAGACCGGTCGCAGTGCCCGCGTCCTGCGCCGGGGCCGACCCCCGGTCGAGGTCGACGAGCGCACCTGCGAGGAGGAGCCGCGCCGGGCGGCCTCGCTGGCCGACATCGGAGCGTGGCTCTACGAGGCCGACCGGGCCGTGGTGCGGGCGGGCCTGATCGGGACAGTCACCGGCGCCGTGTCCGGCGCGGAGCTCGAGCCCGGCCTGGGCTACGTCTCGAGTGACCTCGAGGTCACACTCGGGCACGCCCGCCGGTTCGAGGTGCTGGAGGCCATGCCCTTCTCGGTCAAGGCCCTGCGGGCCTGGTTGCGCGAGCACGGCATCACCGGCCTGACGATCAAGAAGCGCGGCATCCGGCTCGACGAGGACCAGCTGCGGCGTCAGCTGAAGATCGGGCGCGGCGCGGGTGACGGCGCGAGCGCCACCATCGTGCTCACCCGGGTCGCCGGGGCGCAGAGCGTACTCGTCGTCTCCCCCGCCGACTGA